A region from the Natronoarchaeum mannanilyticum genome encodes:
- a CDS encoding DUF7285 family protein gives MRGTRGAVLPIPALLAAAVVCLGLSLYATTLHERTPGQERSVIRPATADALEAASGSGIVEPARLDDALATIPGGYEANLTVRAEGERWSAGPAPPSEASADDPQTAIRVVTVRVGQGQFRPGEFEVVLWS, from the coding sequence ATGCGGGGAACTCGCGGCGCCGTCCTGCCGATCCCAGCGCTACTCGCCGCCGCCGTCGTCTGTCTCGGCCTCTCGCTGTACGCGACGACGCTGCACGAACGGACACCGGGACAGGAACGCAGCGTGATCCGGCCGGCGACCGCCGACGCGCTCGAAGCCGCCAGCGGGTCGGGAATCGTCGAGCCCGCCCGACTCGACGACGCGCTCGCGACGATCCCCGGGGGATACGAGGCGAATTTGACTGTGCGGGCCGAGGGGGAACGTTGGAGCGCCGGTCCCGCGCCCCCGAGCGAAGCGTCGGCCGACGACCCGCAGACCGCTATTCGCGTCGTCACCGTGCGGGTCGGGCAAGGGCAGTTTCGGCCCGGCGAGTTCGAGGTGGTCCTGTGGTCGTGA
- a CDS encoding ABC transporter ATP-binding protein, protein MDRNVRSQSVEHAVARVRDVEFSYGDLQVLDEVSLSVPAGAVTAVIGPNGSGKTTLALVVAGLAAPESGERDLAVDGERPVGYLPQSPRFRPEFTVSETLEFYAELLSTPVNVEAAMERVGLAGASDRSVAALSGGMRQLLGVAQALLGDPAMIVLDEPTSGLDPRMTRHVFEVVEDVAADGTGVFLTTHDLLHAGESDRVALLDSGSVLIEQPPDVFVANANADSLLAAFVSTLGEDPAVQTGAG, encoded by the coding sequence ATGGACCGGAACGTCCGCTCGCAGTCCGTCGAGCACGCCGTCGCGCGCGTTCGGGACGTCGAGTTCTCGTACGGCGACCTGCAGGTGCTCGACGAAGTCTCGCTGTCGGTGCCGGCCGGGGCCGTCACCGCAGTCATCGGACCGAACGGTTCCGGCAAGACGACGCTGGCGCTCGTCGTCGCGGGGCTTGCGGCGCCCGAGAGCGGCGAGCGCGACCTCGCCGTCGACGGCGAGCGCCCGGTCGGCTACCTCCCCCAGTCGCCGCGGTTTCGCCCGGAGTTCACCGTCTCCGAGACCCTGGAGTTCTACGCCGAGCTGCTGTCGACGCCGGTGAACGTCGAAGCGGCTATGGAACGGGTCGGCCTCGCCGGGGCGAGCGACAGGAGCGTCGCGGCGCTCTCGGGCGGGATGCGACAACTGCTCGGCGTCGCGCAGGCGCTGCTGGGCGACCCCGCGATGATCGTGCTCGACGAACCGACCAGCGGGCTGGATCCGCGGATGACTCGCCACGTCTTCGAGGTCGTAGAGGACGTCGCGGCCGACGGAACGGGCGTGTTCCTGACGACGCACGATCTGTTGCACGCCGGGGAGTCTGACCGCGTCGCGCTGCTCGACAGCGGCTCGGTGCTGATCGAGCAGCCGCCCGACGTATTCGTCGCGAACGCGAACGCCGACTCGCTGCTGGCGGCGTTCGTCTCGACGCTCGGCGAGGATCCGGCCGTCCAGACGGGGGCGGGGTGA
- a CDS encoding ABC transporter permease, whose product MIDVGARADRTTAVFERELGTLARNRLYPLLAVGFAALIVAIALGSDVSGYVPLVATLLTPIELLVPVLVAAMGYRSILGDRERGELDVLRTYPATREEYVVGVFLGRLVAITATVVAPLLAVGVAVPVVGRAPTFLPQPSGLDSPVLYLRFVVLTGLFAAALLAVMTLLSALVADARRGLVLAVAVVVAATVGVDAVAVFGLATGVPLGWAALPALSPNGAYRGLVLALAVAPVSTPPARPAPAFLSALSLFCWTTIPLLVAALRVWPAPE is encoded by the coding sequence GTGATCGACGTGGGCGCCCGCGCCGACCGGACGACTGCGGTGTTCGAGCGCGAACTCGGGACGCTGGCGCGCAACCGACTCTATCCGCTGCTGGCGGTCGGGTTCGCGGCCCTCATCGTCGCGATCGCCCTCGGGAGCGACGTCAGCGGCTACGTTCCGCTCGTCGCCACGCTCCTGACGCCGATCGAGCTGCTCGTGCCGGTGCTCGTGGCGGCGATGGGCTACCGGTCGATCCTCGGCGACCGCGAGCGCGGCGAGCTCGACGTCCTCAGGACCTACCCCGCGACCCGCGAGGAGTACGTCGTCGGCGTGTTCCTCGGCAGGCTGGTCGCGATCACCGCGACCGTGGTCGCCCCGCTGCTGGCGGTCGGGGTGGCCGTGCCCGTCGTCGGCCGGGCGCCGACGTTCCTGCCCCAGCCCTCGGGGCTCGACTCGCCGGTGCTGTACCTTCGGTTCGTCGTCCTCACCGGCCTGTTCGCGGCGGCCCTCCTCGCCGTGATGACGCTGCTGTCTGCTCTCGTCGCCGACGCTCGACGGGGGCTGGTGCTTGCCGTCGCTGTCGTCGTCGCGGCCACCGTCGGCGTCGACGCCGTCGCCGTGTTCGGCCTCGCGACCGGCGTCCCGCTCGGCTGGGCGGCGCTCCCCGCGCTGAGCCCCAACGGTGCCTACCGCGGGCTCGTCCTCGCGCTCGCGGTGGCGCCGGTCTCGACGCCGCCGGCGCGGCCCGCGCCGGCGTTTCTGAGCGCACTGTCGCTGTTCTGCTGGACGACGATCCCGCTGCTGGTCGCCGCGCTCCGGGTGTGGCCCGCGCCGGAGTGA
- a CDS encoding DUF7122 family protein, protein MSGEETASDADDAAASGGDLRQNVGRRFARLPDTAAEREVEGRATREEVLDWWETRFGVEPTVFDEYTFWEKGAGKIWALAGDVVSPIEVEAIGMKVLRTRQEHWKPTTDAVQRFGRDATKNVIELDAEDARAFAAGEDLEPDWDGDWGYLIGAHEIAGGVEPIGVGLFTHGTLRSMVPKGRQRDL, encoded by the coding sequence ATGAGCGGCGAGGAGACCGCGAGCGACGCCGACGACGCGGCGGCGTCCGGCGGCGACCTGCGCCAGAACGTCGGCCGGCGCTTCGCTCGCCTGCCCGACACGGCGGCCGAGCGCGAGGTCGAGGGGCGGGCCACCCGCGAAGAGGTACTCGACTGGTGGGAGACGCGCTTCGGCGTCGAGCCCACGGTATTCGACGAGTACACGTTCTGGGAGAAGGGCGCCGGAAAGATCTGGGCGCTCGCGGGCGACGTCGTCTCGCCGATCGAGGTCGAGGCGATCGGCATGAAGGTGCTGCGCACGCGCCAGGAGCACTGGAAGCCGACGACCGACGCCGTCCAGCGGTTCGGGCGCGACGCGACGAAAAACGTGATCGAGCTCGACGCCGAGGACGCGCGGGCCTTCGCCGCCGGCGAGGATCTCGAACCGGACTGGGACGGCGACTGGGGCTACCTGATCGGCGCCCACGAGATCGCCGGCGGCGTCGAGCCGATCGGCGTCGGCCTGTTCACCCACGGCACGCTGCGCTCGATGGTGCCGAAGGGACGCCAGCGGGATCTCTAA
- a CDS encoding DUF7286 family protein, translating into MRLRDTAAGPKIRLADDDRGRVPFALLGVLLLVGSVTWTVALAQRGPPQIDTDADAALDRGESVVHTELRQAVARAGANAAREPVVERSGTPFGRALSADAPYRDAFRVRAYRQAAVALWGVDASVGDVSVAAELPPIEDAASMRDAIERVRVSEPGDGVVRVAFENVTLTASANGRRIDRSERTVTVTVATPALSLHERAERFQGQLDEGALDGPGFGRRIAARLYAVAWTRGYAQYAGAPIENVVANRYVELSANSALLQTQRATIGVSDPAGREAAGRATARLGARELLDGAGYDGERWVDGLLGEHPAPVDGGGPIAEAAAEHRAADRGEETTVGVNRSADTALYRLSSGRNGDSLDAVVDEVYETDAKRIVETELIDDGGRVDPPGTGPYWTKLDSSAEVASVTVSQSGGPTPDLPSGWDEYAAHAREIDRTVTASATWLHLNGSLRTTTETWTERYRVGVSVGGDPADSAFAPSGNVHRLYRPGGPAGGPNLDGVPEEAVRRLVTEAGGPDAVAKAAVEDGLGDETITVDRSPPEDVSAWLYRDLVELRESTRDVTVSVDRGRIATDANPAAELESKIRDRIDAEAERRRSYDSVADKARVAARIAYLERLAATLNETATHVEETSNGFEQTVDDAGAATADQLGELVDLRNEVEPAEPRSTDAAAPAGSLRLSVDGAPPYLTLASVDRSQVAELPEGTTYHPLVAENTNVFAMPYDSNPGGVTDRVFGETGTVGLRQGARALAAAEDVDGMAAEAIEGGELAEERRALREAVASSNRVLRGTALEELRQATALDHRERVVVVDRALGRWGSTGDRALALVEGPAAEAIAREAAERDDTPDTDKFRDQLRSRLLVELSDTAESESVRLPGGVVGSTVEETQRTAKSMTEDAILRAQRNVTERAEKWIRERIAVNATDAPAGVPVTPVPGYWYATANVWQVDVAGEYASFRIDARRGTPVGRGAVDGTTSYVRDGGNVSMDLDGDSAPERLGRATRVSFSAETTVLVVVPPGKNGVGDVDGERTEQSDGWPDPGAASGD; encoded by the coding sequence ATGCGGCTGCGAGATACCGCTGCCGGCCCGAAGATCCGGCTGGCCGACGACGACCGCGGCCGCGTTCCCTTCGCACTGCTGGGCGTCTTGCTGCTCGTCGGCAGCGTCACCTGGACCGTCGCGCTGGCCCAGCGCGGTCCGCCCCAGATCGACACGGACGCCGATGCCGCGCTGGACCGCGGCGAGAGTGTCGTCCACACCGAGCTCCGGCAGGCCGTCGCGCGTGCCGGCGCGAACGCCGCCCGCGAACCGGTCGTCGAGCGATCCGGGACGCCGTTCGGGCGGGCGCTGTCCGCGGACGCGCCGTACCGCGACGCCTTCAGGGTACGAGCGTACCGGCAGGCCGCCGTCGCTCTCTGGGGCGTCGACGCCTCGGTCGGCGACGTCAGCGTCGCCGCCGAACTGCCGCCGATCGAGGACGCCGCCTCGATGCGGGACGCGATCGAGCGCGTTCGCGTCTCCGAACCGGGCGACGGCGTCGTCCGCGTCGCGTTCGAGAACGTCACGCTGACCGCGAGCGCGAACGGGCGACGGATCGATCGATCGGAACGGACGGTGACCGTCACCGTCGCGACGCCGGCGCTGTCGCTCCACGAGCGCGCCGAGCGATTCCAGGGGCAACTCGACGAGGGCGCGCTGGACGGGCCGGGCTTCGGTCGGCGCATCGCCGCGCGCCTGTACGCCGTCGCCTGGACGCGGGGATACGCCCAGTACGCCGGCGCGCCGATCGAGAACGTCGTCGCGAACCGCTACGTCGAGCTGAGCGCCAACTCGGCGCTGCTCCAGACCCAGCGCGCGACGATCGGCGTCAGCGACCCTGCCGGCCGGGAGGCCGCGGGCCGGGCCACGGCGCGACTCGGCGCGCGGGAACTGCTCGACGGCGCGGGGTACGACGGCGAGCGGTGGGTCGACGGGCTGCTCGGCGAACACCCCGCGCCGGTCGACGGCGGGGGGCCGATCGCCGAGGCAGCCGCCGAGCACCGGGCGGCCGACCGCGGCGAGGAAACGACCGTCGGCGTCAACCGGTCGGCCGACACCGCGCTGTACCGGCTGTCGTCCGGCCGGAACGGCGACTCGCTCGACGCCGTCGTCGACGAGGTGTACGAGACCGACGCGAAGCGGATCGTCGAGACGGAACTGATCGACGACGGCGGACGGGTCGACCCGCCCGGCACGGGGCCGTACTGGACGAAGCTCGACAGCTCGGCGGAGGTCGCGTCGGTGACCGTCTCACAGTCGGGCGGGCCGACGCCGGACCTTCCCTCGGGCTGGGACGAGTACGCCGCGCACGCTCGCGAGATCGACCGAACGGTGACGGCCAGTGCCACGTGGCTCCACCTGAACGGGTCGCTCCGGACCACGACCGAGACTTGGACCGAGCGCTACCGCGTCGGCGTCTCGGTCGGCGGCGACCCCGCCGACAGCGCATTCGCGCCGAGCGGGAACGTTCATCGGCTCTACCGGCCCGGCGGCCCGGCCGGCGGGCCGAACCTCGACGGCGTTCCGGAGGAAGCCGTCAGGCGACTGGTGACGGAAGCGGGCGGGCCGGACGCCGTCGCGAAAGCGGCCGTCGAGGACGGCCTCGGCGACGAGACGATCACCGTCGACCGGTCGCCGCCGGAGGACGTCTCGGCGTGGCTCTACCGCGATCTCGTCGAACTTCGAGAGTCGACGCGCGACGTGACCGTCAGCGTCGACCGGGGTCGCATCGCGACCGACGCGAACCCGGCCGCAGAGCTGGAATCGAAGATCCGGGATCGGATCGACGCCGAGGCCGAGCGGCGCCGAAGCTACGACAGCGTCGCCGACAAGGCTCGCGTCGCCGCGCGGATCGCGTATCTCGAACGGCTCGCCGCGACGCTGAACGAGACCGCGACGCACGTCGAGGAGACGAGCAACGGCTTCGAGCAGACGGTCGACGACGCGGGCGCCGCGACGGCCGACCAGCTTGGGGAGCTGGTCGATCTACGGAACGAGGTCGAGCCGGCCGAGCCACGTTCGACCGACGCCGCGGCACCGGCCGGCTCGCTTCGCCTGAGCGTCGACGGAGCGCCGCCGTACCTGACGCTGGCGTCGGTCGACCGGTCGCAGGTGGCCGAGCTCCCCGAGGGGACGACGTACCACCCGCTCGTCGCGGAGAACACCAACGTGTTCGCGATGCCATACGACTCGAACCCTGGCGGCGTCACCGACCGCGTGTTCGGCGAGACGGGGACGGTCGGACTGCGACAGGGGGCCCGAGCGCTCGCGGCGGCCGAGGACGTCGACGGGATGGCGGCCGAGGCGATCGAGGGCGGTGAGCTCGCCGAAGAGCGGCGAGCGCTTCGCGAGGCGGTCGCCAGCTCGAACCGGGTGCTCCGCGGGACGGCCCTCGAAGAGCTTCGGCAGGCGACCGCGCTCGATCACAGGGAGCGCGTCGTGGTGGTCGATCGGGCGCTCGGGCGCTGGGGATCGACGGGCGATCGCGCCCTCGCGCTGGTCGAGGGTCCCGCGGCCGAAGCGATCGCGCGGGAAGCCGCGGAGCGCGACGACACCCCGGACACCGACAAATTCCGGGACCAGCTCCGGTCGCGGCTGCTGGTCGAACTCTCCGATACCGCCGAATCCGAGTCGGTTCGGCTCCCCGGCGGCGTCGTCGGCTCCACGGTCGAAGAAACCCAGCGCACGGCCAAGTCGATGACCGAGGACGCGATCCTGCGAGCGCAACGAAATGTCACGGAGCGGGCCGAAAAATGGATCCGGGAGCGGATCGCGGTGAACGCCACGGACGCCCCGGCCGGAGTTCCGGTCACGCCGGTACCGGGGTACTGGTACGCCACCGCGAACGTCTGGCAGGTCGACGTCGCCGGCGAGTACGCGAGCTTCCGGATCGACGCCCGGCGGGGGACGCCCGTGGGACGGGGCGCCGTCGACGGGACGACGTCGTACGTCCGCGACGGCGGGAACGTCTCGATGGATCTCGACGGCGACAGCGCCCCGGAACGGCTCGGTCGGGCGACGCGCGTGTCGTTCAGCGCCGAGACGACCGTGCTGGTCGTCGTCCCGCCCGGAAAGAACGGCGTCGGCGACGTCGACGGCGAGCGAACCGAACAGTCGGACGGCTGGCCCGATCCCGGCGCCGCGAGCGGCGATTGA
- a CDS encoding right-handed parallel beta-helix repeat-containing protein, producing the protein MEARHVVAVALLVALAAAGPFVYDVSPDDGGQVEPVAFDRTESVGVPDSAVKRAQRSALEIPKAEVFYSEYRYPVGYYGVESLVASLQSDNRRSLGEPLAVYVSDFSGTNATLTAERNLRIGEDRSVGWVSAADAYFVVDSDAAIPTREDAVVPFSERRDAAAFAGRYGGEVRRWTDVRTRKTGSLGRSRAEWQRTVADRRERVNGTVGERLALLDRPESVTVGRDAPTLTAAVERAPPNTTVVIPPGTYEAPSLTVEKPLTIRGAGRNATRVVGDGTGSVINVTAPETAIANLSLAGVGDRRSGRNLTEDVVRANASDWNVHMRKVHGYGDAAVVFDTAARSLVADVKINTTSSGILSRDSPNVTVTDLTLYGTERWDDGFLGVAAIGDRVIVQDSEFYGGKVGVFALDVSDLVVRDVRAEGMMLGVFNLYGRDLLIADNEIEDVGFGVYVEERSEGTAVVNNTLTRSDRGAIVAGTGNYLGDNVVAGNDRGIVVQGHYTLYSHNVVAANRIGLRTIGLLPTNRLTENDVVDNARPATVSEFNVLQTWRGNYWSSAPGVRTTDEGHLRREYRPAGPVDGRVHRQRYVGTLAASPALQASRALERRVAGLQSAGIADPAPLARPVRPEIVERVRAEFDEAGRQPDDDPWTYDWS; encoded by the coding sequence ATGGAGGCTCGGCACGTCGTCGCCGTCGCGCTGCTGGTCGCGCTGGCCGCCGCGGGGCCGTTCGTCTACGACGTCTCGCCGGACGACGGCGGACAGGTCGAGCCGGTGGCGTTCGACCGAACAGAGTCCGTCGGCGTACCGGACAGCGCCGTCAAGCGGGCCCAGCGAAGCGCGCTGGAGATCCCGAAGGCGGAGGTGTTCTACTCGGAGTACCGCTACCCGGTGGGGTACTACGGCGTCGAGTCGCTGGTGGCGAGCCTGCAAAGCGACAACCGGCGGAGCCTCGGCGAGCCGCTCGCGGTGTACGTCTCGGACTTCTCGGGGACGAACGCCACCCTCACCGCCGAGAGGAACCTGCGGATCGGCGAGGATCGGTCCGTCGGGTGGGTCTCGGCCGCAGACGCGTACTTCGTGGTCGACAGCGACGCCGCGATCCCGACGCGCGAGGATGCCGTCGTCCCCTTCTCGGAGCGGCGCGACGCCGCGGCGTTCGCCGGGCGCTACGGCGGCGAAGTCCGGCGCTGGACCGACGTTCGGACGAGGAAGACGGGAAGCCTCGGCCGCTCGCGCGCCGAGTGGCAGCGGACGGTCGCCGACCGACGCGAGCGAGTGAACGGAACCGTCGGCGAGCGACTGGCGCTGCTCGACCGCCCCGAGTCGGTCACCGTGGGGCGCGATGCCCCCACGCTCACGGCGGCCGTCGAGCGGGCGCCGCCGAACACGACCGTCGTCATACCGCCGGGGACGTACGAGGCGCCGTCGCTCACCGTCGAGAAGCCGCTGACGATCCGGGGTGCCGGGCGGAACGCCACGCGCGTCGTCGGTGACGGAACGGGGAGCGTGATCAACGTCACGGCGCCCGAGACCGCGATCGCGAACCTGTCGCTCGCCGGCGTCGGCGACCGGAGGAGCGGCCGAAACCTGACCGAGGACGTCGTTCGCGCGAACGCGAGCGACTGGAACGTCCACATGCGGAAGGTCCACGGCTACGGCGACGCCGCGGTCGTGTTCGACACGGCCGCCCGTTCGCTGGTCGCGGACGTGAAGATCAACACGACCTCGAGCGGGATCCTCAGCCGCGATAGTCCGAACGTCACCGTCACCGACCTGACGCTGTACGGCACCGAGCGCTGGGACGACGGGTTCCTGGGCGTCGCAGCGATCGGCGACCGGGTGATCGTCCAGGACTCGGAGTTCTACGGCGGGAAGGTCGGCGTGTTCGCGCTTGACGTCTCGGACCTGGTCGTTCGCGACGTCCGCGCCGAGGGGATGATGCTCGGCGTGTTCAATCTCTACGGGCGGGACCTGCTGATCGCCGACAACGAGATCGAGGACGTCGGGTTCGGCGTCTACGTCGAAGAGCGCTCGGAAGGGACCGCCGTTGTGAACAACACGCTGACGCGTAGCGACCGGGGTGCGATCGTCGCCGGGACCGGCAACTACCTCGGCGACAACGTGGTGGCGGGCAACGATCGCGGGATCGTCGTCCAGGGCCACTACACGCTGTACAGCCACAACGTCGTGGCGGCCAACCGTATCGGCTTGCGGACGATCGGCCTGCTGCCGACCAACCGTCTCACCGAGAACGACGTGGTCGACAACGCCCGGCCGGCGACCGTCTCGGAGTTCAACGTGCTCCAGACGTGGCGCGGGAACTACTGGTCGAGCGCGCCCGGCGTCCGGACGACCGACGAGGGCCACCTCCGGCGCGAGTACCGCCCCGCGGGACCGGTCGACGGGCGCGTCCACCGACAGCGGTACGTCGGGACGCTCGCGGCCTCGCCGGCGCTGCAGGCGAGTCGCGCGCTGGAGCGGCGGGTCGCCGGCCTGCAGTCCGCCGGGATCGCCGATCCGGCCCCGCTGGCCCGCCCGGTCCGCCCCGAGATCGTCGAGCGCGTTCGCGCCGAGTTCGACGAGGCGGGTCGACAGCCGGACGACGATCCGTGGACTTACGACTGGTCGTGA
- a CDS encoding DUF7283 family protein translates to MFDSPADAWYVWIGLSLLGAALLGIVTQLPDAPPPDAAGPANAVDAVAGGRHAGTGTYPISADAVWIEPHRIGVRTDDETAFETLAYGPVTPVREGTLLWEVLQGARPDHVFESTEGFARAIGRAAERERAWRSAPGALDVRTVSWEDADATLVGA, encoded by the coding sequence ATGTTCGACTCGCCGGCCGACGCGTGGTACGTCTGGATCGGACTCTCCCTGCTCGGAGCGGCGCTGCTGGGCATCGTGACGCAACTCCCCGACGCGCCGCCGCCGGACGCCGCCGGGCCCGCGAACGCGGTCGACGCCGTCGCGGGCGGCCGCCACGCGGGAACCGGAACGTACCCGATCTCGGCGGACGCCGTCTGGATCGAGCCGCATCGAATCGGCGTCCGGACCGACGACGAGACGGCGTTCGAGACGCTCGCGTACGGCCCGGTGACGCCCGTCAGGGAGGGAACGCTGCTCTGGGAGGTACTACAGGGTGCGCGCCCGGACCACGTGTTCGAGTCGACCGAGGGGTTCGCACGCGCCATCGGGCGCGCCGCGGAGCGCGAGCGCGCCTGGCGGTCGGCTCCCGGCGCGCTCGACGTTCGGACGGTGAGCTGGGAGGACGCCGACGCGACGCTGGTGGGTGCGTAG
- a CDS encoding DUF7284 family protein: MTSDRGVSTVLDVVTCLLLVTAAVGVHVAGQPSQQALAEENEAAAVADVLTTSTAQVEYSVRPESTGERAPAYPDASAAAYRRSAHGTLGELLAAAAVADTRVDGQRVFPHVEFRERVAAATAERLDAIDDQIRVVARWAPYPDSSIDGTVAVGRRPPPDVDVEAATTSISVAERCPEDRVETRARQHGFGGLARLLAECVAETWFPPSETQAALSGRPPAPAIAEHRYRRAGGALDVSFDGAVARGDVDRANEQLVDRLTNRLDADVRDRYDNPERAAEASSVGRVEITVRTW; this comes from the coding sequence GTGACCTCCGATCGCGGCGTCAGCACGGTGCTCGACGTCGTGACCTGCCTGCTGCTCGTGACCGCGGCCGTCGGCGTCCACGTCGCCGGTCAGCCGAGCCAGCAGGCACTCGCCGAGGAGAACGAGGCCGCCGCGGTCGCGGACGTCCTGACGACCAGTACGGCGCAGGTCGAGTACTCCGTTCGCCCAGAATCGACGGGCGAGCGCGCGCCGGCGTACCCGGACGCCTCGGCGGCGGCCTACCGGCGATCCGCCCACGGGACGCTCGGCGAGTTGCTGGCGGCCGCGGCGGTCGCAGATACGCGCGTCGACGGTCAGCGGGTGTTTCCGCACGTCGAGTTCCGGGAACGGGTCGCTGCCGCGACGGCCGAGCGATTGGACGCGATCGACGACCAGATTCGCGTCGTGGCGCGCTGGGCGCCGTACCCGGACTCGTCGATCGACGGCACCGTGGCGGTCGGCCGCCGTCCGCCGCCAGACGTCGACGTCGAGGCCGCGACGACCTCGATCTCGGTGGCAGAACGGTGTCCCGAGGATCGCGTCGAGACCCGGGCTCGCCAGCACGGGTTCGGGGGACTCGCGCGGCTGCTCGCCGAGTGCGTCGCCGAAACCTGGTTTCCGCCGTCCGAGACGCAGGCCGCGCTGAGCGGCCGACCGCCGGCGCCCGCGATCGCCGAGCACCGCTACCGGCGCGCCGGCGGCGCGCTCGACGTCTCGTTCGACGGCGCGGTCGCCCGCGGCGACGTCGATCGAGCCAACGAGCAGCTGGTCGACCGCCTGACGAACCGGCTGGACGCCGACGTCAGGGACCGATACGACAATCCCGAGCGGGCCGCCGAGGCGAGTTCGGTCGGACGGGTCGAAATCACCGTCCGGACGTGGTGA
- a CDS encoding proteasome assembly chaperone family protein: MARIERRADVDLEEPTLVEGLPGLGLVGKLATDHLVETFDMTYYASVHCDGLPGVGVYREGDRIVRPAVRLYADAERDFVALQSDVPVSASAAPGFADCVTDWIETEDALPLYLSGYPGQTEDDETPVFGVATTDAAGGRLDDLDVAPPSENGAVAGPTGALLERAAEAGVDGIGLVVESDPQFPDPEAAAALIEQGIGPLADVNADVSELIDRAEEIRAQKEELARRMQQAATDESSQAQPIRMFQ, translated from the coding sequence ATGGCACGAATCGAGCGCCGCGCGGACGTGGACCTGGAGGAGCCGACGCTGGTCGAGGGGCTGCCGGGACTCGGCCTGGTCGGGAAGCTCGCGACCGACCACCTCGTCGAGACGTTCGACATGACATACTACGCGAGCGTCCACTGCGACGGGCTGCCCGGCGTCGGCGTCTACCGGGAGGGCGACCGCATCGTCCGACCGGCGGTCCGGCTGTACGCCGACGCCGAGCGCGATTTCGTCGCGCTCCAGAGCGACGTTCCGGTGTCGGCATCTGCAGCGCCCGGCTTTGCGGACTGCGTCACCGACTGGATCGAGACCGAGGACGCGCTGCCGCTGTACCTCAGCGGCTATCCCGGCCAGACGGAGGACGACGAGACGCCCGTCTTCGGCGTCGCGACGACCGACGCTGCAGGCGGTCGACTGGACGACCTCGACGTCGCTCCTCCGAGCGAGAACGGCGCCGTCGCCGGGCCGACCGGCGCACTGCTCGAACGGGCCGCCGAGGCGGGCGTCGACGGCATCGGGCTGGTCGTCGAGAGCGACCCGCAGTTTCCGGACCCCGAAGCCGCCGCGGCGCTGATCGAGCAGGGGATCGGGCCGCTCGCGGACGTCAACGCTGACGTCTCGGAGCTGATCGATCGCGCCGAGGAGATCCGCGCGCAGAAAGAGGAACTCGCCCGCCGGATGCAGCAGGCCGCCACCGACGAGAGCTCGCAGGCCCAGCCGATCCGGATGTTCCAGTAG
- a CDS encoding RsmB/NOP family class I SAM-dependent RNA methyltransferase: MEPLERYRPLIDDFEAFLDACERPLSSAVRVNTIKADVDRVRTAFDDADVGYEPADWNERVLTLDTDSPGTTWPSMHGWIHGQEEVSALPPVVLDPQPGERVWDAAAAPGSKTTQLAALMDDRGLLVANDNNLGRLSALRFNAERLGVTNVAVTNQDARNFSLKPFGSASDAADDADDRRVEAFDRALVDAPCTCEGTIRKNPDVLDEWSLDHVSSVAGVQKGILTRAIQATKPGGTIVYSTCTFAPEENEAVLDHVLETEDCRVVEQDVPMDHAPGVTEWDDESYDPSVEKAARIYPHHNDTGGFFCATLEVGT, translated from the coding sequence ATGGAACCACTGGAGCGGTACCGACCGCTGATCGACGATTTCGAGGCGTTTCTCGACGCCTGCGAGCGGCCGCTGTCGTCGGCGGTGCGGGTCAACACGATCAAGGCCGACGTCGACCGGGTGCGGACCGCGTTCGACGACGCCGATGTGGGCTACGAGCCCGCCGACTGGAACGAGCGCGTGCTCACGCTGGACACCGACAGCCCCGGGACGACCTGGCCGTCGATGCACGGCTGGATCCACGGCCAGGAGGAAGTGTCGGCGCTCCCGCCGGTCGTTCTGGATCCCCAGCCGGGCGAGCGCGTCTGGGACGCCGCCGCGGCGCCGGGCAGCAAGACGACCCAGCTCGCCGCGCTGATGGACGACCGCGGGCTGCTGGTCGCCAACGACAACAACCTCGGGCGGCTCTCGGCGCTGCGGTTCAACGCCGAGCGCCTCGGCGTCACCAACGTCGCCGTCACCAATCAGGACGCGCGGAATTTCTCGCTGAAACCTTTTGGCTCCGCATCGGACGCCGCCGACGACGCCGACGACCGGCGCGTCGAGGCGTTCGACCGCGCGCTCGTCGACGCGCCCTGCACCTGCGAGGGCACCATCAGAAAGAATCCCGACGTGCTCGACGAGTGGTCGCTGGACCACGTCTCCAGCGTCGCGGGCGTCCAGAAGGGCATCCTGACGCGAGCGATTCAGGCGACGAAGCCGGGCGGCACCATCGTCTACTCCACCTGCACGTTCGCGCCCGAGGAGAACGAGGCGGTGCTCGATCACGTCCTCGAAACCGAGGACTGTCGCGTCGTCGAGCAGGACGTGCCGATGGACCACGCGCCCGGCGTTACCGAGTGGGACGACGAGTCCTACGACCCGAGCGTCGAGAAGGCCGCCCGGATCTACCCGCACCACAACGACACGGGCGGGTTCTTCTGCGCGACGCTGGAGGTGGGCACATGA